One window of Dysidea avara chromosome 11, odDysAvar1.4, whole genome shotgun sequence genomic DNA carries:
- the LOC136238147 gene encoding solute carrier family 25 member 44-like isoform X1, with translation MVTVVADNSAREIEWKDLDKLKFFTIAPSLFIGVRFLVYPFNLIKTRLFMQSRKSMYTGTLDAFHQVLKHEGVSGLYKGFVASSFSILSGQLYITSYQLVRAWMEGYRSEVKGFVGGFCASVIGQTATVPSDVIAQRLMMQGQVGRSTVLHNTAATAKHIKLKGTVAITKEIYLKEGLLGFYRGYWISLVTYAPNSALWWGFYSAFFNLAVDYKLQNSLPLPLIYAFSGISAGVSSAVLTNPLDVLRTRYQLEVPSTFKGTVSKIWQEEGMRSLVKGLSARLMYSSPTSVILVSSYELMKRICAKKDVQISLQ, from the exons ATGGTTACTGTTGTCGCGGACAATTCTGCTCGAGAGATAGAATGGAAAGACTTAGACAAACTGAAGTTCTTTACGATAGCACCATCACTGTTCATAGGAGTGAGGTTCCTGGTTTACCCGTTCAACTTGATAAAGACGAGACTTTTTATGCAGTCGCGGAAGTCAATGTACACGGGCACATTGGACGCGTTTCACCAGGTGTTAAAACACGAAGGAGTGTCAGGTCTATACAAGGGATTTGTAGCTAGCAGTTTCTCTATTTTGTCGGGTCAGTTGTACATCACTTCGTACCAACTAGTGCGTGCATGGATGGAGGGATACCGATCTGAAGTGAAGGGTTTTGTTGGTGGGTTTTGTGCTTCAGTGATAGGCCAGACTGCTACTGTCCCATCAGACGTGATAGCACAGAGACTGATGATGCAGGGACAAGTTGGAAGAAGTACTGTGTTACATAACACAGCAGCAACTGCTAAACACATCAAGCTAAAAGGAACAGTTGCTatcactaaggaaatataccTAAAAGAGGGACTATTAGGATTTTACAGAGGTTATTGGATATCACTGGTGACTTACGCACCCAACAGTGCTTTGTGGTGGGGTTTCTACAGTGCATTCTTTAACCTCGCAGTTGACTATAAGTTACAAAACAGTCTACCCTTGCCATTAATATATGCCTTTTCTGGAATAAGTGCTGGAGTGTCCTCTGCTGTTCTCACAAATCCTCTGGACGTGTTGAGGACTAGATACCAA CTTGAAGTACCGTCAACATTTAAGGGGACAGTAAGCAAGATATGGCAAGAGGAAGGAATGCGATCTCTTGTGAAGGGTCTCTCTGCTCGTCTAATGTACTCAAGTCCGACCAGTGTTATCTTAGTATCAAGTTATGAACTAATGAAAAGAATTTGTGCTAAGAAAGATGTTCAAATATCTCTACAATGA
- the LOC136238146 gene encoding talin rod domain-containing protein 1-like, translating to MASAGFSSSTTTPSTSLDHLNIPVTAVTCASTSAMNKMQTIADLLLLRSDEGTFTIQPLFSTATDCEKCKDIVIKNSKGLAATVRQIGHHLRHKQHASLCRSLEVLSDQIVTITEASAHMAYANIIDPIMHSPIDRYLLTKCDLDIMAACERLQFEYGSITNEEMLKISSGVSENVALIKRTCLETKESKGLTPEDKTQISLMVDTISAAFVSFANCLKDFTLTPHSSECRRKCLIVSKPLLSSVSALIQLTDSTTYSNMPLQITKKLSEPMTALLGSAMAIVSSSVRYVECVQSVTENMNDSNTWKSLVNCSKSVAESANLLAATWKDTTPFASKRNSFISLAV from the coding sequence ATGGCATCTGCTGGTTTCTCAAGTTCTACAACCACACCCTCGACCTCTCTGGACCATCTCAATATCCCAGTAACTGCTGTGACCTGTGCCAGCACCAGTGCCATGAATAAGATGCAGACGATTGCCGATCTCTTATTGCTGCGATCTGATGAAGGAACATTCACAATTCAGCCACTGTTTAGCACAGCGACCGACTGCGAGAAGTGTAAAGATATTGTGATAAAGAATAGCAAAGGACTAGCTGCTACAGTCAGACAAATTGGACACCATCTGAGACACAAGCAACATGCATCATTGTGCAGATCACTGGAGGTCTTATCAGATCAGATTGTTACCATCACAGAAGCCAGTGCACACATGGCATATGCTAACATTATAGACCCTATCATGCACAGTCCAATTGACAGATATCTACTGACCAAATGTGATCTAGACATCATGGCTGCGTGTGAGCGTCTGCAGTTTGAATATGGGTCAATAACAAATGAAGAAATGCTGAAAATTTCTTCAGGAGTCTCAGAAAATGTGGCACTCATCAAAAGAACTTGTTTGGAAACAAAAGAATCTAAGGGACTTACACCAGAAGATAAGACTCAGATCTCTCTTATGGTTGACACcatctctgcagcatttgtaaGTTTTGCTAATTGTTTGAAGGACTTCACATTGACACCCCATTCGTCAGAATGTCGTCGTAAGTGTCTAATAGTTTCCAAACCACTTCTATCGTCAGTGAGTGCCTTAATACAGCTAACTGACTCAACAACATATTCTAACATGCCTTTACAGATAACAAAGAAATTATCAGAGccaatgactgctttattagggagtGCCATGGCCATTGTATCCAGCAGTGTCCGTTATGTAGAGTGTGTCCAGAGTGTCACAGAGAACATGAATGACAGCAATACGTGGAAGTCTCTAGTTAACTGTAGCAAGTCTGTGGCGGAATCTGCTAATTTGTTAGCTGCCACCTGGAAAGATACAACCCCATTTGCTTCCAAAAGAAACTCTTTCATCAGTCTTGCAGTTTAG
- the LOC136238147 gene encoding solute carrier family 25 member 44-like isoform X2: protein MVTVVADNSAREIEWKDLDKLKFFTIAPSLFIGVRFLVYPFNLIKTRLFMQSRKSMYTGTLDAFHQVLKHEGVSGLYKGFVASSFSILSGQLYITSYQLVRAWMEGYRSEVKGFVGGFCASVIGQTATVPSDVIAQRLMMQGQVGRSTVLHNTAATAKHIKLKGTVAITKEIYLKEGLLGFYRGYWISLVTYAPNSALWWGFYSAFFNLAVDYKLQNSLPLPLIYAFSGISAGVSSAVLTNPLDVLRTRYQVSENGLCLKYRQHLRGQ, encoded by the exons ATGGTTACTGTTGTCGCGGACAATTCTGCTCGAGAGATAGAATGGAAAGACTTAGACAAACTGAAGTTCTTTACGATAGCACCATCACTGTTCATAGGAGTGAGGTTCCTGGTTTACCCGTTCAACTTGATAAAGACGAGACTTTTTATGCAGTCGCGGAAGTCAATGTACACGGGCACATTGGACGCGTTTCACCAGGTGTTAAAACACGAAGGAGTGTCAGGTCTATACAAGGGATTTGTAGCTAGCAGTTTCTCTATTTTGTCGGGTCAGTTGTACATCACTTCGTACCAACTAGTGCGTGCATGGATGGAGGGATACCGATCTGAAGTGAAGGGTTTTGTTGGTGGGTTTTGTGCTTCAGTGATAGGCCAGACTGCTACTGTCCCATCAGACGTGATAGCACAGAGACTGATGATGCAGGGACAAGTTGGAAGAAGTACTGTGTTACATAACACAGCAGCAACTGCTAAACACATCAAGCTAAAAGGAACAGTTGCTatcactaaggaaatataccTAAAAGAGGGACTATTAGGATTTTACAGAGGTTATTGGATATCACTGGTGACTTACGCACCCAACAGTGCTTTGTGGTGGGGTTTCTACAGTGCATTCTTTAACCTCGCAGTTGACTATAAGTTACAAAACAGTCTACCCTTGCCATTAATATATGCCTTTTCTGGAATAAGTGCTGGAGTGTCCTCTGCTGTTCTCACAAATCCTCTGGACGTGTTGAGGACTAGATACCAAGTGAGTGAGAATGGCTTGTG CTTGAAGTACCGTCAACATTTAAGGGGACAGTAA